Below is a genomic region from Microbacterium galbinum.
ACGGCACCTTGAACACCGCGTCGCCGTCGAACGAGTCGGGCTTGAGGATGATGCCCTTGCGGCCGGCCTTGAAATCGCCGATGAACCCGAAGCCGCTGGTGACCTGCGTCACGTCGGCATCGCCGATCATGAGGTGGTCGCTGCGGTTGATCGCCTGGAACAGCGCCTTCATATCGCGCTCGGCGGGCGAGTCGGCGAACTGCGGCACGTCCTCCACGACGATGAGGATGCGCATTCCGAGCGCCTCGTCGGCGACGAGCTCGACGAGTTCCTTCGCGAGCTCCTTCGCCTCTTCGGGCGTGGTGGCGCTGCGCGTCCAGTCGGCGTATCCCTTGAGCTGCGCCCGCCGTCCGCCGAAGTGGAACAGCTTGACCGTCGGGTCGAGCCGCCGCATCGACGTGATGAGCCCCTTGAGCGCCGTGGTCTTGCCCGACTGCGGCGGACCGGCCACGACGAACGTGCCGACAGGATCGAAGTCGCGCGCGGCGAGCGTGTCCTCCGCGACACCCAGCACCGGGAACTCGCCCAGGCGATCGGGCAGATCGCGCACCGAGAGGCGGGTGGGCAGCGCGCCGATCTCCTCGACCTCGCGCACCCCGGCTCCGCGCAGCTGGGCCGCGAGCTGCTCGAGCAGCTTGGTCTGCTCGGCCACGTTGGGGGTGCCGCCGAGCGTCGCGATCTGCGTCTCGAGGCCGTCGACGATGGCACGACCCGGGGCGGACGTCTCGTCGAGCACGTCCTTCGGGGCGTTGAGCATCGCGTAGCCGGAGTCGTCGGAGAGACGCAGCACCACGCGGCGCGACACGTTCGCGCTGACCGCCGTCGGCACGGAACCCGAGCGGTCGGCGCTCGCGATCACGTGCACGCCGAGCGGGCGCCCCTCGCCGAGGATGCGCATGAAGGTCTGGTAGAACGGCATCCGCGCGGTGGTCGATTCCCACTCGCTGCGGAACTGCGGGAATCCGTCGATGAGCAGCAGGATGCGCGGCTCGCGCGACCCGGTGATCTCGCGGTACTCGGTGAGGCTCGAGGCGTTCGCGGCGCTGAAGCGCTTGCCGCGATCGTCGAGCACCCGCGCGAGCGAGCGCAGGATGCGCTGCACGCGCTCGGCATCGTCGCCGCCGATGATCGATCCGACGTGCGGGAGGACCTCGAGGCTCTTCAACGCACCCGACCCGAAGTCGAGGCCGTAGACCTCGACTTCGGAGTGCCCGGCGTGGAACCCGGCCGCGATCGCGACGGTGCGCAGCACGGTCGACTTGCCCGAGCCGCTCGTGCCGTAGACGAGGAGCGAGCCGTCCTTGTCGGGCACGAAGTACGCGGGCTCCTGCATCTGCCGGGAGGGCACGTCCATCTTGCCGAGCAGGATCTGCCCGTCACCGAGCACCGGCAGGTCGCGGATGTCGACCGCGCGCTCGAGGTCGTCGAGCCACGGGCGGCGCGGGGCCGGGATGCCGGCGATCGAGGATGCCGCGACGAGCGACGAGACGATGCGCTTCTGGTCGTTCGGGCCGAGGTCCTCGTCGTGCGAGTCGGATTCGGGTGCCTGGTCGGCCTCCCACGTCTGGATGGATCCGAACCGCAGCTCGGCCACCTTGACCTCTGCCTGCTGCACCTCGTCGGTCGTCCACCCACCGGCGTACGCCGACTGGAACGGCACGAGACGACCGGGGCCGGTCTTCGCGATGCCGCGACCGGGGAGCGAGGGTGGGAACGACGCCGCCACCGGGTCGTCGACGACGTCCTTCGAATCCGACTCGTCGGCCATGCGCAGGGCGACGCGCAGGTTGGTGTTGGCGCGCAGGTTGTCCTTGATGACACCCGCGGGCCGCTGGGTCGCCATGATCAGGTGGATGCCGAGGGAGCGACCGCGCTGCGCGATGTCGACGACGCCGTCGACGAACTCGGGCACCTCTCCGGCGAGCGCCGCGAACTCGTCGATCACGAGCACGAGGGCGGGCGGGGTCTCGGGGTCGCGGCGCTTCTCGAGTTCGAGGAGGTCCTTCGCCTTCTTGCGGTTGAAGAGATGCTCGCGGTGGTGCAGCTCGGCGCGCAGGCTGGTGAGCGCGCGGCGAACGAGGTGCGGGCTGAGATCGGTGACCAGGCCGACGCAGTGCGGCAGATCGACGCAGTCCGCGAACGCCGAACCGCCCTTGTAGTCGACGAAGAGGAACGTCACCCGGTCGGGGCTGTGCGCCGCCGCCATACCGAGCACCCAGGCCTGCAGGAACTCGCTCTTACCGGCGCCGGTGGTTCCACCGACGAGTGCGTGCGGCCCCTGCGTGCGCAGGTCGAGGGTCATGGCATCCGTCTGCGACTGCCCGATGATGGCGCGCAGGTTGCCCGCCTTCTTCAGGCGCGACTGCGGAGCACCCGAACGGTCGAGGATGGTGTTGTTCTGACGCCAGCGGTCGATCACGGCGTTCGGGTCGGAGGCCAGCTCGCTGCCGACGAGCGACAGGAACATCACCGAGTTCGGGATGTCGGAGGAGTCCTCGATCACGGTGCTCGAGTCGACGACCGGAGCGAGACGCTTGGCGAACATCGTCATGTACGCGTGCGAGACGCCCTCGACGCGCACGTCCTCGTAGGCGACACCGTTGCGCACCGTGCCGACCCGCGCGTGCTCGAGGCCGGCGCTGACGTCGACGAACGAGCGGCACGCCGCCGGCAGCGACTCGACCACCGGGGCGACGAAGAGCCCGTAGACGCCGACATCCGCTCCCCGCTCGAGGATCTGCGTGAGGCGTGCGCGGTCGACCGGCGCGTCGTTGGTGACGATCACGAGGATCGCGGTCTGGCCGGGGAACGTCGCTTCTTCGGCGGCGCGCTTGACGTCGGTGCCGTAGTACATCGGGTCCCAGTCGTCACCGTAGGGCGGGCGCTGCGACTTCGCCTCGCGCGAGCGGCGGAGCACGATCTCCTCGAGGCCGTTGAGCAGGGCCGTGCCCGTCGAGGCCGAGTCGGCCAGCGCGACGTCCTTGAACGGGTTGCGCTCGCTGGAGGTGTGCGGGAGCCACTTGAGCCAGTCGAGTTCGTTCGCCCACCCGGGCTCGGTGAGGGCGACCGCGACGAGCTCATTGGGCGAGTGCATCCCGAACAGCTGCACCGCGAGTCCCCGCAGCGCATCGCTGGCGAGCGAGGTGGGGCCGGCGACGCCGATCGATCCCGAGCTCTGCAGCGACTCGAGGATCGGCACGTCGTCGATCATCTTGTACCGCTCCTCGAGGCGGTCCACGCGCTCGATGTACTCGGGCAGCGCTTCGGGAATGTCGGAGCGCTTGATGCGCGTACGCGATTCGTCGGTACAGCTCCCCAACCGCACGGCCAGGAAGTTCCAGTGCTCGGGTCGACGGGTCCACAGCAGCGGGCCGAGTCGCATCGCCTCGTCGAACACGACCGCGACGGCGGGCACTTCGTTCTGGCGCACCTCGCGCTCTCGCGGCTGGGCGAGGTAGAGCTTCTCCTCGAGGCGTTCGAAGTTCTCCTCGAACTTCTCGACCTCCTTGCGCAGGCGCTGACCGAGGTTCGTCTTCTGGGAGATGAAGTTTCCGAACATCATCAGCGGCGACATGAAGACGATCAGCAGCGACCGCGGGTTCCCGCTCATCGCGTAGATCGCGGCTCCCAACAGGATCGGCGCGACCAGCATGGGCCACGGGAAGAGCCGCTGCACCTGGTCGCGGGGGTAGCGGGGCTCGTCGAGCTCCTCGCCGGTGAATCGCGCCTCGACCCGCGGGCTGCGGTTGAACAGCAGCGCGCCCCCGCGCTCGAGCACGGGGTCGCCGGCGGCCGAGCCGTCGAAGTCGCTCACGAGGTGCACGACGAACTCGCAGTCGCCGAGGGTGAAGCGCTGGCCGGGGATCACGCGCAGGCGCTGCACGAGGCCGCCGTCGACGAGGATGCCGTTGGCGGAGTTCAGGTCGACGATCTCGACGAAGGTCGTCGCGACCTCGATGCGCGCGTGGCGCTTCGAGACCAGCGGATCAGCGATCGTCACGTCGTTCGCGGCGTCGCGACCGATGAGGAAGTGTCCGAGGGGCAGGGCGAACTCCTGGCCCTGCGCGGGGCCGGCGACCACCGTGAGCACGGCGGCGGGGCGCGCCCCGGCGGTGCCGACCGACGCCCGGTTCGGGCCGAGGTTGACGACCTCGGCGAGGAAGCCGGAACCGATCGGGGCATCACCGACGAGGAGGTCGGGGGTGAGCATGGTGAGCTGCTCGCTGGTCGGCGGGGCGACGGAGAGGGTGAGCACATCGGCCGGCGAGGCCGGGATGCTGCGGGTCGGATCGGTCGATGCGATCTGGCGCGCGACGTCGGCCACGGTCGCGGTCGAGTCGGCCATCACGACGATGTCGGTCAGGGGCGCCG
It encodes:
- a CDS encoding FtsK/SpoIIIE domain-containing protein, which gives rise to MRVKLTLRRPAAPLTDIVVMADSTATVADVARQIASTDPTRSIPASPADVLTLSVAPPTSEQLTMLTPDLLVGDAPIGSGFLAEVVNLGPNRASVGTAGARPAAVLTVVAGPAQGQEFALPLGHFLIGRDAANDVTIADPLVSKRHARIEVATTFVEIVDLNSANGILVDGGLVQRLRVIPGQRFTLGDCEFVVHLVSDFDGSAAGDPVLERGGALLFNRSPRVEARFTGEELDEPRYPRDQVQRLFPWPMLVAPILLGAAIYAMSGNPRSLLIVFMSPLMMFGNFISQKTNLGQRLRKEVEKFEENFERLEEKLYLAQPREREVRQNEVPAVAVVFDEAMRLGPLLWTRRPEHWNFLAVRLGSCTDESRTRIKRSDIPEALPEYIERVDRLEERYKMIDDVPILESLQSSGSIGVAGPTSLASDALRGLAVQLFGMHSPNELVAVALTEPGWANELDWLKWLPHTSSERNPFKDVALADSASTGTALLNGLEEIVLRRSREAKSQRPPYGDDWDPMYYGTDVKRAAEEATFPGQTAILVIVTNDAPVDRARLTQILERGADVGVYGLFVAPVVESLPAACRSFVDVSAGLEHARVGTVRNGVAYEDVRVEGVSHAYMTMFAKRLAPVVDSSTVIEDSSDIPNSVMFLSLVGSELASDPNAVIDRWRQNNTILDRSGAPQSRLKKAGNLRAIIGQSQTDAMTLDLRTQGPHALVGGTTGAGKSEFLQAWVLGMAAAHSPDRVTFLFVDYKGGSAFADCVDLPHCVGLVTDLSPHLVRRALTSLRAELHHREHLFNRKKAKDLLELEKRRDPETPPALVLVIDEFAALAGEVPEFVDGVVDIAQRGRSLGIHLIMATQRPAGVIKDNLRANTNLRVALRMADESDSKDVVDDPVAASFPPSLPGRGIAKTGPGRLVPFQSAYAGGWTTDEVQQAEVKVAELRFGSIQTWEADQAPESDSHDEDLGPNDQKRIVSSLVAASSIAGIPAPRRPWLDDLERAVDIRDLPVLGDGQILLGKMDVPSRQMQEPAYFVPDKDGSLLVYGTSGSGKSTVLRTVAIAAGFHAGHSEVEVYGLDFGSGALKSLEVLPHVGSIIGGDDAERVQRILRSLARVLDDRGKRFSAANASSLTEYREITGSREPRILLLIDGFPQFRSEWESTTARMPFYQTFMRILGEGRPLGVHVIASADRSGSVPTAVSANVSRRVVLRLSDDSGYAMLNAPKDVLDETSAPGRAIVDGLETQIATLGGTPNVAEQTKLLEQLAAQLRGAGVREVEEIGALPTRLSVRDLPDRLGEFPVLGVAEDTLAARDFDPVGTFVVAGPPQSGKTTALKGLITSMRRLDPTVKLFHFGGRRAQLKGYADWTRSATTPEEAKELAKELVELVADEALGMRILIVVEDVPQFADSPAERDMKALFQAINRSDHLMIGDADVTQVTSGFGFIGDFKAGRKGIILKPDSFDGDAVFKVPFPKVKRTDFPEGRGIFVQAGRQVTVQMPLVEGDRIG